In a single window of the Bacillus clarus genome:
- a CDS encoding ABC transporter substrate-binding protein encodes MKKFIAVFCIMILAIFTFAACSSKKENTKDKTQKVRVGEVTHSLFYAPLYVGIEKGFFKDEGLDIDLQTTAGGDKTMTTLLSGGIDIALVGSETSIYVHQQGAKDPVINFAQLTQTDGTFLVSRKKLESFNWNDVKGVTFLGQRKGGMPQMVGEYVLKKNGINPHKDTNLIQNIEFANIANAFASGTGEFVQLFEPTASIFEKEGKGYIVASFGAESGTVPYTTFMAKESFLKKDKAAAEKFTRALYKAQQWVDTHSPEEIAVAVTPLFKDTSKDITVKVIERYKKQHSYATNPLLDVEEWKQLQTIMKEAGELQKEVPHETLVNTKIAESVIKK; translated from the coding sequence TTGAAAAAATTTATAGCTGTTTTTTGTATAATGATACTGGCTATTTTTACGTTTGCTGCTTGCAGTAGTAAAAAAGAAAATACGAAAGACAAAACACAAAAGGTTCGCGTTGGTGAAGTTACCCATTCACTCTTCTACGCACCGTTATATGTTGGCATTGAAAAAGGATTTTTTAAAGATGAAGGTTTAGATATCGATTTGCAGACAACTGCGGGTGGGGATAAAACGATGACCACCCTACTATCTGGTGGAATTGACATTGCACTTGTTGGTTCTGAAACATCTATTTATGTTCATCAGCAAGGGGCAAAAGATCCAGTCATCAACTTCGCGCAACTTACGCAAACCGACGGTACATTTTTAGTCTCACGTAAAAAACTAGAATCTTTTAATTGGAACGATGTAAAAGGCGTTACGTTTTTAGGACAGCGTAAAGGTGGTATGCCGCAAATGGTTGGAGAATACGTTTTAAAGAAAAATGGCATTAATCCTCACAAAGATACAAATCTAATTCAAAATATTGAGTTTGCTAACATAGCAAATGCTTTCGCATCTGGTACAGGGGAGTTTGTGCAGCTCTTTGAACCGACTGCAAGTATATTTGAAAAAGAAGGAAAAGGCTATATTGTAGCATCTTTTGGAGCTGAATCTGGAACTGTTCCATATACAACTTTTATGGCAAAAGAAAGTTTTTTGAAGAAAGATAAAGCTGCCGCCGAAAAATTTACACGTGCACTATATAAAGCACAGCAATGGGTTGATACACATAGTCCGGAAGAAATTGCTGTTGCTGTTACTCCTCTGTTCAAAGACACTTCAAAGGACATTACGGTAAAAGTAATTGAACGCTATAAAAAACAACACTCTTATGCGACAAATCCACTATTGGATGTAGAAGAATGGAAACAACTACAAACGATTATGAAAGAAGCTGGTGAATTACAAAAAGAAGTTCCACATGAAACGCTCGTCAATACAAAAATTGCCGAAAGCGTCATTAAGAAATAG